Proteins from one Streptosporangium becharense genomic window:
- a CDS encoding DUF5703 family protein: protein MLDYSYLVLHLPRGTTRDVARQILTEHAEYGGWELDRLRLYPDGRRDVRLRRKIIRVTRTM, encoded by the coding sequence GTGCTCGACTACTCCTACTTGGTTCTCCACCTTCCACGCGGCACCACCCGGGACGTCGCCCGGCAGATACTGACCGAACACGCAGAATACGGCGGCTGGGAGCTCGATCGCCTGCGACTGTATCCCGACGGCCGCCGCGACGTCCGGTTGCGCCGGAAGATCATACGCGTGACCAGGACGATGTGA
- a CDS encoding chaplin family protein, translating into MRTWVKGSAPAALLALGVMALGSGTAFADTDGDHSIGGGNQVNLPVSLPIDISGNAVGVLGESAASSRGGASVENGDGGSGGIPGRTSGRGSILGGNQVDAPITAPVNACGNGVAVLGGAKAGCEGGASVRNPGRGGGAGGNRTSGAHSVLGGNQVDAPITAPVNVCGNAVAVVGGAFSGCRGGAEATVDRPGRPGHPGHQGKPGYGGHEGHGSRPGSGLGRPGNDTDGRFGIGGGNQIVAPITAPVNVCGNAVGDGRADCEGGVSPGNGRGGAGAGGNRTSGRSSVLGGNQVVAPITAPINVCGNSVALLGDAFAGCRGGASVKNGARGAGAGGNTTSGRSSVLGGNQVVAPITAPVNVCGNSVAVLGKAGSGCRGGAAVSPNGRGGGAGGNRTDGAHSVLGGNQIVAPITAPINVCGNAVAVLGDAAAGCLGGSRAGGPSSGHGGQGGHGGQGGHGGGHWGDKPGRGKTSGLLPVLPEVPQARGVTAGRQAPTSELPPLPHSAEVRGARSGLPAAAQVGEAATLPELPELPGGSASERSRGSRNGSPLAPVTDTLSSTPVGEIGLMSAAQPAGVTGMNVGALAALLIGGLAAAAATLFAAGRRIRFAKK; encoded by the coding sequence ATGCGTACGTGGGTTAAGGGCTCGGCCCCCGCAGCACTGCTCGCCCTGGGCGTCATGGCCCTGGGCAGCGGTACGGCCTTCGCCGACACCGACGGTGACCATTCGATCGGCGGTGGCAACCAGGTCAACCTGCCCGTCTCCCTGCCGATCGACATCAGCGGCAACGCCGTCGGGGTGCTGGGCGAGTCGGCCGCGTCCTCCCGGGGAGGCGCCTCCGTCGAGAACGGCGACGGCGGCAGCGGCGGGATCCCGGGCCGCACGTCCGGGCGGGGCAGCATCCTGGGCGGCAACCAGGTCGACGCCCCCATCACCGCGCCGGTCAACGCCTGCGGGAACGGGGTGGCGGTGCTCGGCGGCGCGAAGGCGGGCTGCGAGGGCGGCGCCTCGGTCCGCAACCCCGGCAGGGGCGGCGGTGCGGGAGGCAACCGGACCAGCGGCGCGCACAGCGTCCTGGGCGGCAACCAGGTCGACGCCCCCATCACCGCGCCGGTCAACGTCTGCGGCAACGCGGTCGCCGTCGTCGGTGGGGCGTTCTCCGGCTGCCGCGGTGGTGCCGAGGCCACCGTCGACCGCCCCGGCCGGCCGGGGCACCCCGGTCACCAGGGCAAGCCGGGGTACGGCGGGCACGAGGGGCACGGGTCGCGGCCCGGTTCGGGCCTCGGCCGTCCCGGGAACGACACCGACGGGCGCTTCGGCATCGGTGGCGGCAACCAGATCGTGGCGCCGATCACCGCGCCGGTCAACGTCTGCGGCAACGCGGTCGGCGACGGCCGGGCGGACTGCGAGGGCGGCGTGTCCCCCGGGAACGGCCGGGGCGGGGCCGGGGCGGGCGGCAACCGCACCTCGGGCCGGTCTTCGGTGCTCGGCGGTAACCAGGTGGTGGCGCCGATCACCGCGCCGATCAATGTCTGCGGCAACTCCGTGGCGCTCCTCGGTGACGCCTTCGCCGGCTGCCGGGGTGGCGCGTCCGTCAAGAACGGCGCCAGGGGTGCCGGTGCGGGGGGCAACACCACTTCGGGCCGGTCTTCGGTGCTCGGCGGTAACCAGGTGGTGGCGCCGATCACCGCGCCGGTCAACGTCTGCGGCAACTCCGTCGCCGTGCTCGGCAAGGCCGGCTCCGGGTGCCGCGGTGGCGCCGCGGTCTCACCGAACGGGAGGGGCGGCGGCGCCGGGGGCAACCGCACCGACGGCGCGCACAGCGTCCTCGGCGGCAACCAGATCGTGGCGCCGATCACCGCGCCGATCAATGTCTGCGGCAACGCCGTCGCCGTCCTGGGCGACGCGGCGGCGGGCTGCCTCGGCGGCTCCCGGGCCGGCGGGCCGTCCAGTGGTCACGGTGGTCAGGGCGGTCACGGTGGTCAGGGTGGCCACGGCGGCGGCCACTGGGGTGACAAGCCCGGCAGGGGCAAGACCAGCGGCCTGCTGCCGGTGCTGCCCGAGGTCCCGCAGGCCCGCGGGGTGACGGCCGGGCGGCAGGCGCCCACCTCCGAGCTGCCCCCGCTGCCCCACTCCGCCGAGGTCCGCGGCGCCCGGTCCGGTCTGCCCGCCGCCGCCCAGGTCGGCGAGGCCGCGACCCTGCCCGAGCTTCCCGAGCTGCCCGGCGGTTCGGCGAGCGAGCGGTCCCGCGGGTCCCGGAACGGCTCGCCGCTGGCTCCCGTCACCGACACGCTCTCCTCGACTCCGGTCGGTGAGATCGGCCTGATGAGCGCCGCCCAGCCCGCCGGGGTGACGGGCATGAACGTCGGCGCTCTCGCCGCGCTCCTGATCGGTGGGCTGGCCGCCGCCGCGGCGACCCTCTTCGCCGCCGGGCGCCGCATTCGCTTCGCGAAGAAGTAA